One Motacilla alba alba isolate MOTALB_02 chromosome 15, Motacilla_alba_V1.0_pri, whole genome shotgun sequence DNA segment encodes these proteins:
- the DDX54 gene encoding ATP-dependent RNA helicase DDX54: MAPRARRQPRGAPVPATPLPAFPTAAEEDDDADAELDTQAMVRAQNQKKKKSGGFQSMGLSYPVFKGIMKKGYKVPTPIQRKTIPAILRGRDVVAMARTGSGKTACFLIPMFERLKAPSQAGARALILSPTRELALQTLKFTKELGKFTGLKTALILGGDKMEDQFAALHENPDIIIATPGRLVHVAVEMKLKLHTVEYVVFDEADRLFEMGFAEQLQEIIARLPDCHQTVLFSATLPKLLVEFARAGLTEPMLIRLDVESKLSEQLKLVFFHVRGDDKPAVLLHLLRSVVKPQDQTVVFVATKHHTEYLRELLMAQGIRCTHIYSSLDQTARKINIAKFSQGKCPVLLVTDVAARGLDIPMLDNVINFSFPAKGKLFLHRVGRVARAGRSGTAYSLVAPDEMPYVFDLHLFLGRPLVLAGAQEMPADAGGVLGRVPQSLVDDEECLLLTDHESSSELCSLRRVADNAHKQYLRSRPGPSPESIKRAKDLDVSQLGMHPLFRARFEDTELQRLKLVDSIKTYKSKATIFEINATSRTPASTVMRSKRLHDRALIEKFQRGQQEKRAAALKGKGMCPAPPKPQDGEEEQEDLQDVFSNVGGQKRKRGQGGEDGPRKKPQQPAQQAEDFYIPYRPKDFESERGLSVGGEGSAFEQQAAGAVLDLMGDENHNLNKNKQLLKWDRKKKRFVGQTGQEDKKKVRTESGRYISSSYKNNLYEKWKQKYKVDERDEDEEGPRSREQFRGKHKHGHRPGPTQLPAQGRVRSELKNKQQILKQRKKAAKQRFLQSGGLKRLKARNRQRVQELRQMAFGRRAGAARKGKLRKRM, translated from the exons ATGGCGCCGCGCGcccgccgccagccccgcgGAGCGCCG gtgccTGCGACCCCACTGCCTGCCTTCCCTACCGCTGCCGAGGAGGACGATGATGCCGACGCTGAGCTGGACACTCAGGCCATGGTGCGGGCCCAGAaccagaagaagaagaaatctggGGGCTTCCAGTCCATGG GCCTCAGCTACCCTGTCTTCAAGGGCATCATGAAGAAGGGCTACAAGGTGCCCACGCCCATCCAGAGGAAG ACCATCCCCGCCATCCTGCGTGGCCGGGATGTGGTGGCAATGGCCCGGACGGGCAGTGGGAAGACAGCCTGTTTCCTCATCCCCATGTTCGAGCGGCTGAAGGCACCCAGCCAGGCCGGGGCACGTGCCCTCATCCTCTCACCCACCCGGGAGCTGGCCCTGCAGACCCTTAAGTTCACCAAGGAG CTGGGCAAGTTCACTGGCTTGAAGACAGCCCTGATCCTGGGAGGAGACAA GATGGAGGACCAGTTTGCTGCCCTGCATGAGAACCCTGACAT AATCATAGCTACCCCTGGGCGCCTGGTACACGTGGCAGTGGAGATGAAGCTGAAGCTGCACACCGTGGAGTACGTGGTGTTCGACGAGGCTGACAG GCTCTTTGAGATGggctttgctgagcagctccaggagatcATCGCCCGGCTCCCAGACTGCCACCAGACCGTGCTGTTCTCCGCCACACTGCCCAAGCTGCTCGTCGAGTTTGCCCGTgctg GCCTCACTGAGCCGATGCTGATCCGCCTGGATGTGGAGTCCAAGCTGAGTGAGCAGCTCAAG CTGGTGTTCTTCCACGTGCGCGGGGATGACAAACCGGCCGTGCTGCTCCACCTGCTCCGCAGCGTGGTGAAGCCCCAGGACCAGACAGTCGTCTTCGTGGCCACCAAGCACCACACGGAGTATCTGAGGGAG CTGCTAATGGCGCAGGGTATCCGTTGCACCCACATCTACAGCTCTCTGGACCAGACTGCCCGCAAGATCAACATTGCCAAGTTCTCCCAGGGCAagtgcccagtgctgctggtcaCCGACGTGGCTGCCCGGGGGCTGGACATCCCCATGCTGGACAATGTCATCAACTTCAGCTTCCCTGCCAAGGGCAAGCTGTTCCTGCATCGTGTTG GTCGCGTGGCCCGAGCTGGCCGGAGTGGCACTGCCTACTCACTGGTGGCTCCCGACGAGATGCCCTATGTGTTCGACCTCCACCTCTTCCTGGGGCGCCCGCTCGTCCTTGCCGGAGCCCAGGAGATGCCTGCAG atgCTGGCGGGGTCCTGGGCCGCGTGCCCCAGAGCCTGGTGGATGATGAGGAATGCCTGCTGCTGACGGACCACGAGAGCTCTTCGGAGCTGTGCAGCCTCCGCCGCGTCGCCGATAACGCCCACAAGCAGTACCtgcgctcccggcccggcccctcgCCAGAGTCCATCAAGAGGGCCAAGGACCTGGATGTGTCCCAGCTGGGCATGCACCCCCTCTTCA gagctCGCTTTGAAGACACCgagctgcagaggctgaagTTAGTGGATAGCATTAAAACCTACAAGTCCAAGGCG aCCATCTTTGAGATCAACGCCACATCCCGGACACCGGCCAGCACCGTGATGCGATCGAAGCGGCTCCACGACCGTGCCCTGATCGAGAAGTtccagcgtgggcagcaggagaagcgGGCAGCAGCACTTAAAGGGAAGGGGATGTGCCCAGCCCCTCCCAAGCCCCAGGATGGGGAAGAAGAGCAGGAAGACCTCCAG GACGTGTTCTCCAATGTGGGGGGCCAGAAGAGAAAACGGGGCCAAGGAGGAGAAGATGGTCCCAGGAAAAAGCCACAGCAGCCGGCACAGCAGGCTGAGGACTTCTACATCCCATATCGGCCCAAGGACTTTGAGAGTGAGCGGGG GCTGAGTGTGGGCGGCGAGGGCAGCGCCTTcgagcagcaggcagccggggcCGTGCTGGATCTCATGGGCGACGAGAACCACAACCTCAACAAGAACAAGCAGCTGCTCAAGTG GGACCGCAAGAAGAAGCGGTTTGTGGGGCAGACGGGCCAGGAGGACAAGAAGAAGGTGCGGACAGAGAGCGGGCGCTACATCAGCAGCTCCTACAAGAACAACCT CTACGAGAAGTGGAAGCAGAAGTACAAGGTTGACGAGCGGGACGAGGATGAGGAAGGGCCGCGCAGCAGGGAGCAGTTCAGAGGGAAGCACAAGCACGGGCACA GGCCGGGCCCCACGCAGCTCCCGGCGC
- the RITA1 gene encoding RBPJ-interacting and tubulin-associated protein 1 produces the protein MRAAGPAPAGASAAVAARPPRGQRGRRRVRASFVDESLFGRPAGARPPPPAFPPPWAAPAAPAAGGSQPGSQCSPCFSACRPPRSRSHAPSFCDESLFGAKPQGPAWAAPRMRKEDVAKLHSLLWSPPPAPQSQPGLSPHCRGTPLRAVHMPASAPPAASEPGRQEKLCAWRHPRGDARPKGWGAPGRGRSQSVSRLSAPPDRIHLSSNLSTERWKNQSAPTTPAAPQGPLVRGRCNSVSGSPVPKNAKAAGGCTARASWQ, from the exons aTGCGGGCGGCGGGTCCGGCCCCGGCCGGTGCCTCGGCTGCCGTGGCCGCCCGCCCTCCGCGGGGCCAGCGGGGCCGACGCCGGGTGCGGGCGTCCTTCGTGGACGAGTCTCTGTTCGGCCGGCCCGCGggggcccgcccgccgccgcctgcCTTCCCGCCGCCCTGGGCGGCTCCGGCGGCTCCCGCAGCCGGCGGCTCCCAGCCCGGCAGCCAGTGCAG CCCGTGTTTCTCCGCTTGTCGTCCTCCAAGGTCCCGAAGCCACGCTCCGTCCTTCTGTGACGAGTCCCTGTTTGGTGCCAAGCCGCAGGGTCCCGCCTGGGCAGCTCCGCGCATGAGGAAAGAAGACGTAGCCAAACTCCATTCGCTGCTCTGGAGCCCCCCGCCTGCcccccagagccagcccggCCTTTCCCCGCACTGCAGGGGGACGCCCCTGCGAGCCGTCCACATGCCGGCCTCCGCGCCTCCGGCCGCATCCGAGCCCGGCCGCCAGGAGAAACTGTGTGCCTGGAGGCATCCCAGGGGCGATGCTCGCCCCAAAGGCTGGGGTGCTCCCGGCAGAGGACGTTCCCAGTCTGTCAGCCGGCTGAGCGCCCCCCCGGACCGAATTCACCTTTCTTCCAACCTCAGCACAGAAAGGTGGAAGAACCAGAGTGCTCCAACAACCCCCGCTGCCCCCCAGGGCCCTCTGGTGAGGGGTCGGTGCAACAGCGTGTCCGGATCTCCTGTGCCCAAGAATGCCAAGGCAGCAGGTGGCTGCACAGCCAGAGCCTCCTGGCAGTGA